In Ochrobactrum vermis, the following proteins share a genomic window:
- a CDS encoding LysR family transcriptional regulator, with amino-acid sequence MTSISRRLLPSTSALAAFDAVARHESFSAAAEELSLTQGAVSRQIATLEEQLGTALFDRTSRHVVLSEAGRAYLKAVGPALASIRAASLQVMSQMRGTTLNLAFLPTFGTRWLIPRIPRFVAKYPDIILNFATRIGQFDFDREGLDAAIHIGQPDWPNADSIFLMDETVAPVCSPAFLQQNPIRTPVDLLPLPLFNMASRPGAWDHWFKSLDIAAPVSPGMRFEQFSNVSQACVAGLGVALMPLFLIRAEIESGQLVVACPHTVKSPSSYYFVTPKARSNTPAVSAFRDWLLTEIKYESEGQPATKPA; translated from the coding sequence ATGACCTCGATATCCCGCCGCCTGCTTCCCTCCACGAGTGCGCTTGCTGCCTTCGATGCGGTTGCGCGGCATGAAAGCTTTTCGGCGGCAGCGGAGGAACTGTCGCTGACGCAAGGCGCAGTAAGCCGGCAGATTGCGACACTTGAAGAACAACTCGGGACTGCGCTTTTCGACCGTACCAGCCGCCATGTCGTTCTCTCCGAGGCCGGACGCGCCTATCTCAAGGCTGTAGGCCCGGCGCTTGCGTCCATCCGGGCCGCGTCGCTGCAAGTGATGTCGCAAATGCGTGGCACCACGCTCAATCTGGCTTTCCTGCCGACATTCGGGACACGATGGCTGATACCGCGCATACCGCGCTTCGTGGCGAAATACCCGGATATCATCCTCAATTTTGCGACACGTATCGGGCAGTTCGATTTCGATCGCGAGGGGCTGGATGCTGCGATCCACATCGGCCAGCCGGACTGGCCCAACGCCGACAGCATTTTCCTGATGGATGAAACCGTAGCGCCCGTCTGCAGTCCTGCTTTCCTTCAGCAGAACCCGATTCGTACGCCGGTCGATCTTCTGCCGCTTCCCTTGTTCAACATGGCTTCCCGTCCCGGTGCCTGGGATCACTGGTTCAAAAGCCTCGACATTGCCGCCCCGGTTTCTCCGGGAATGCGTTTCGAGCAGTTCTCGAATGTTTCACAGGCCTGCGTTGCCGGTCTTGGTGTTGCTCTGATGCCCTTGTTCCTCATCCGCGCCGAGATCGAGAGCGGCCAGCTTGTCGTTGCCTGTCCGCATACGGTCAAAAGCCCAAGCAGCTATTATTTCGTGACGCCAAAGGCTCGGTCAAACACGCCGGCAGTCTCGGCTTTTCGGGACTGGCTGCTGACGGAAATCAAATATGAAAGCGAAGGTCAACCGGCCACGAAACCGGCATAA
- a CDS encoding CaiB/BaiF CoA transferase family protein: MQNTPLDGLKVVELARILAGPWVGQTLSDLGADVIKVESLEGDDTRKWGPPFIDVEGERSAAYFHACNRGKRSITADFRTDEGRELVRQLVAEADVVIENFKLGGLDKYGLDYESLKAINPRLIYCSITGFGHTGPYAERAGYDFMIQGMGGIMDLTGEPDGEPQKIGVAFADIFTGLYSVIAIQSALIMRERTGTGQHVDMALFDCMSAVLANQAMNYLASGVSPKRMGNAHPNIAPYQTLPVSDGYFIIACGNDGQFGKLTSLLGIGAVAADERFVSNSARVANRAALTALLEEKTKGWKRDDLLAELARIGVPAGPINTVADVFADPQFEARAMKIDPQGVPGLRTPIRFSDAELKLDRRSPKLGEHSDAIIAEISKN; the protein is encoded by the coding sequence ATGCAGAATACACCGCTTGACGGTCTCAAGGTGGTAGAACTGGCGCGCATTCTTGCCGGGCCATGGGTAGGGCAGACGCTCTCCGATCTCGGCGCCGATGTCATCAAGGTGGAAAGCCTTGAAGGGGACGATACGCGCAAATGGGGTCCGCCGTTCATTGACGTGGAAGGCGAACGATCCGCCGCCTATTTCCATGCCTGCAATCGTGGCAAGCGCTCGATTACAGCAGATTTTCGCACCGACGAAGGTCGGGAACTGGTGCGCCAGCTTGTAGCCGAAGCCGACGTCGTCATCGAAAACTTCAAGCTGGGCGGGCTGGATAAATATGGTCTCGACTATGAGAGCCTGAAAGCCATCAATCCGCGCCTGATCTATTGCTCGATCACCGGATTCGGCCATACCGGCCCCTATGCGGAGCGTGCGGGCTATGATTTCATGATCCAGGGCATGGGCGGCATCATGGATCTCACGGGCGAGCCTGACGGCGAGCCGCAGAAGATCGGCGTGGCTTTTGCGGACATTTTCACCGGGCTTTACAGCGTGATTGCGATCCAGTCCGCGCTTATCATGCGCGAGCGCACTGGCACAGGCCAGCATGTCGATATGGCACTTTTCGACTGTATGTCGGCGGTACTCGCCAATCAGGCCATGAACTATCTCGCATCAGGCGTATCGCCGAAGCGGATGGGCAATGCGCATCCGAATATCGCGCCTTATCAGACACTGCCTGTCTCCGATGGCTATTTCATCATCGCTTGCGGCAATGACGGACAGTTCGGAAAATTGACTTCCTTGCTTGGCATCGGTGCCGTCGCAGCCGATGAGCGTTTCGTCAGCAATTCGGCGCGTGTCGCCAACCGCGCAGCTCTGACAGCGCTGCTGGAAGAAAAGACTAAAGGGTGGAAGCGTGACGACCTGCTGGCCGAACTTGCCAGAATCGGTGTGCCTGCCGGACCGATCAATACGGTGGCAGATGTGTTTGCAGACCCGCAATTCGAGGCAAGGGCGATGAAGATCGACCCGCAAGGCGTTCCCGGCTTGCGAACGCCCATTCGCTTCTCCGATGCTGAACTGAAGCTCGACAGGCGTTCGCCGAAACTTGGGGAGCATAGCGACGCAATCATCGCGGAAATCAGCAAAAACTGA
- a CDS encoding efflux RND transporter permease subunit, which yields MSFSDIFIRRPVLATVVALMIILLGLQGIAQLTVREYPKVDETVITVTTNYAGASADLIQGFITAPIAEAVATTENIDYVTSSSRPSSSTVTVQMKLGANPDAALTEVIAKVNQVRGDLPDESDDPVIVKGTGQNFATMYLAAQNPNMTSEQITEYLERVIQPRMSTIQGVAKAEILGGQVYSMRVWLDPIQLAARQITAPEVLAAIKASNFLSAPGTTKNEYVASSITLKSTLQTPEAFGAMPIKASGDDVVRLRDVARVELAAKSTDTIVSFNGSAGTFLGVFPTPAANPIDMAAAVRKELPSIQASLPEGMSLVLVYDATEQISSSIKEVFTTIGEAVAIVILVIIVFLGSFRSVLIPIVTIPISLIGVCFFLYILGFSINLLSLLAMVLAIGLVVDDAIVVLENIHRHIEEGLKPMDAAFKGMKEITGSIIAMTITLAAVFAPLGFTGGLTGALFREFAFTLAGAVIISGIAALTVSPMMCARMLKHGDQTRFQKFIDRTFSRFEKWYHRRVSNSLNYRGITLMIVVALMGLTGFLFMNTSSELAPEEDSGALFSMFQAPQYATSAYTNLYAEQIDELTKDLPELKTRFQIVGMDGGTTSGIALWVLKDWNERSRSQKQIQEDLTGRISKVAGVEAFIFAPPSLPGTGGGLPISIAIQSTGPADQVFALAEEIKNEAQASGQYIIVQNSLSFNAPQITITIDRDRAATLGVQISDIGSTLGLLTGGASVAKFDRDSNSYDIITQVPDSYRSNPEKLGDFYVRSVSGSMIPLSSVITINQNASPAAIEQFNQLNSATISALPLPGVTTGQGLQTLVDLAKSKMPEGFFLDYSGQSRLEVEQGNTILIAFGLAVVVIYLVLAAQFESFRDPFIIMMSVPLSIFGAIVPLNIGLGTLNIYTQVGLITLVGLITKHGILMVEFANQQRRLHGLSRRDAIIIAAETRLRPILMTTAAMALGVVPLIIATGAGAAARYSMGLVIFTGIVIGTIFTLFVVPMFYTFIAKKDVEGEYIASKEDGGEPAGPVSAQHH from the coding sequence CCGTCCGTCGTCGAGCACAGTGACTGTGCAGATGAAGCTCGGTGCAAACCCGGATGCGGCGCTGACGGAAGTCATCGCCAAGGTCAACCAGGTTCGCGGCGACTTGCCGGACGAATCCGACGACCCTGTCATCGTCAAGGGAACGGGCCAGAACTTCGCCACCATGTATCTGGCGGCGCAGAACCCGAACATGACGAGCGAACAGATCACCGAGTATCTGGAGCGCGTCATCCAGCCACGCATGTCCACCATTCAGGGTGTCGCGAAGGCTGAAATTCTGGGCGGTCAGGTCTATTCGATGCGCGTCTGGCTCGATCCGATCCAGCTCGCGGCCCGCCAGATTACGGCACCGGAAGTTCTGGCGGCAATCAAGGCGTCCAACTTCCTGTCGGCACCCGGCACGACGAAGAATGAATATGTTGCGTCTTCGATCACGCTGAAATCGACCTTGCAGACCCCGGAAGCCTTTGGCGCAATGCCGATCAAGGCATCGGGTGACGATGTCGTTCGCCTGCGTGATGTCGCACGGGTCGAACTGGCAGCGAAAAGCACGGACACCATCGTTTCCTTCAACGGCTCGGCGGGTACGTTCCTCGGCGTCTTCCCGACCCCGGCGGCAAACCCCATCGATATGGCGGCTGCGGTTCGCAAGGAACTGCCGTCTATTCAGGCATCGTTGCCGGAAGGCATGTCCCTTGTTCTCGTTTACGACGCAACCGAGCAGATCAGTTCTTCGATCAAGGAAGTCTTCACGACCATCGGCGAAGCCGTCGCCATCGTCATACTGGTTATCATCGTCTTCCTCGGTTCGTTCCGGTCGGTGCTGATTCCGATCGTCACAATTCCGATCTCGTTGATCGGCGTGTGTTTCTTTCTTTATATACTCGGATTCTCGATCAATCTGTTGTCGCTGCTCGCCATGGTTCTCGCCATCGGCCTTGTGGTCGACGACGCCATCGTGGTTCTCGAGAACATCCACCGGCATATCGAAGAGGGCCTCAAACCCATGGATGCCGCGTTCAAGGGCATGAAGGAAATCACCGGCTCGATCATCGCCATGACGATCACGCTGGCGGCGGTGTTCGCACCGCTCGGATTTACCGGCGGCCTGACGGGCGCGCTGTTCCGCGAGTTTGCCTTCACGCTGGCCGGTGCCGTTATCATCTCAGGCATTGCCGCCTTGACGGTTTCGCCGATGATGTGCGCGCGCATGCTCAAGCATGGGGATCAGACCCGGTTCCAGAAATTCATCGACCGGACCTTCTCGCGTTTCGAGAAGTGGTATCACCGGCGTGTTTCCAACTCGCTCAACTATCGCGGTATCACGCTGATGATCGTTGTGGCGCTGATGGGACTGACGGGTTTTCTGTTCATGAACACGTCGAGCGAACTGGCACCGGAAGAAGATTCCGGCGCGCTGTTCTCGATGTTCCAGGCTCCGCAATATGCAACCTCGGCCTATACAAATCTCTATGCCGAACAGATCGACGAACTGACCAAGGATCTTCCCGAATTGAAGACCCGTTTCCAGATCGTCGGTATGGACGGCGGTACGACATCGGGTATCGCGCTGTGGGTTCTGAAGGACTGGAACGAGCGTAGCCGCTCGCAAAAGCAGATTCAGGAAGACCTGACAGGGCGTATTTCCAAGGTGGCAGGCGTGGAAGCCTTCATCTTCGCGCCTCCATCCCTGCCGGGTACGGGCGGCGGCTTGCCTATCTCGATTGCAATCCAGTCGACCGGTCCAGCCGATCAGGTCTTCGCGCTCGCTGAAGAAATCAAGAACGAAGCACAGGCCTCCGGCCAGTACATCATCGTGCAGAACTCGCTGTCCTTCAACGCGCCGCAAATCACGATCACTATTGATCGCGACCGCGCAGCGACGCTGGGCGTGCAGATCAGCGATATCGGTTCGACGCTCGGTCTTCTGACTGGCGGCGCATCTGTCGCCAAGTTCGACCGCGATTCGAACAGCTATGACATCATCACGCAGGTGCCGGATAGCTATCGTTCGAACCCGGAAAAGCTCGGTGACTTCTACGTGCGCAGTGTTTCCGGTTCGATGATCCCGTTATCTTCGGTCATCACGATCAACCAGAACGCATCGCCTGCGGCAATCGAGCAGTTCAACCAGCTCAATTCCGCGACGATTTCGGCTCTGCCGCTGCCGGGTGTTACGACCGGACAGGGCTTGCAAACTCTGGTCGATCTGGCCAAATCCAAGATGCCGGAAGGCTTCTTCCTGGATTATTCCGGCCAGTCACGTCTGGAAGTAGAGCAGGGCAACACGATCCTGATCGCCTTCGGCCTTGCCGTTGTCGTGATCTATCTCGTGCTTGCGGCACAGTTCGAAAGCTTCCGCGATCCGTTCATCATCATGATGTCGGTTCCGCTGTCGATCTTCGGCGCTATCGTGCCGCTGAATATCGGTCTCGGCACGCTGAACATCTATACGCAGGTTGGTCTCATCACCCTTGTCGGGCTGATTACCAAGCACGGTATTCTGATGGTGGAATTCGCCAATCAGCAACGCCGTCTGCATGGTCTTTCCCGCCGGGACGCAATCATTATTGCGGCTGAAACCCGTCTGCGTCCGATCCTGATGACCACGGCGGCAATGGCGCTTGGCGTCGTACCGCTGATCATCGCGACCGGCGCCGGTGCGGCAGCTCGCTATTCGATGGGTCTGGTGATCTTCACCGGCATCGTGATCGGCACGATCTTTACGCTGTTCGTGGTGCCGATGTTCTACACCTTCATCGCCAAGAAGGATGTGGAAGGCGAATATATCGCATCAAAAGAAGACGGCGGCGAACCGGCCGGACCGGTTTCGGCGCAACATCACTGA
- a CDS encoding marine proteobacterial sortase target protein — protein MSPAISLPNQSIKGRALSRFCSFVWFCNMALLPALAVVFCLLQIAHARAEAPVSITPNEVQSGSLLLETNETGRYVEAPRLATDVNLDVSGPTARARLTQAFENPTDGFVEALYVFPLPEESAVYSLKMVIGDRVIVADVKEKQAAREIYEKAKNEGKKATLIEQQRPNVFTNAVANIGPHEKVVIQIEYQQAVRLSDGRFSLRVPLVVAPRYNPDNASPVVQKVEMNNGWGKSSEAGKSDTYNAPLVTPLTPPAVIRTNPVTVSVNLKAGFPLGKVESLYHKVRIETQNDTTREITLAGDAAADRDFVLEWSAVVTDTPQVGLFREHIGKDDYVLAYVTSPTLATTRNAKREIIFVIDNSGSMGGTSIEQAKASLDYALSRLQPGDRFNVIRFDDTLTRFFEDSVDANQQNIASARGFVTSLEAQGGTEMLPALHAALDDSHQGAGLRQIVFLTDGEISNEQQLFDAIGARRGRSRIFMVGIGPAPNSYLMNRAAELGRGTFTHIGSADEVDERMRALFDKLENPAVTDLKAKFSEKNVSMTPSILPDLYRGEPLVVAAQMGKAAGNLTIEGQIDGRPWTVKLPLDQAMDAEGISKLWARRKIDDAEVELVLGKISQDAADARILRLALEHHLVSRLTSLVAVDQTPSRPANAPLTRADIPLQLPAGWDYDALFGIRADRNVDDRASIETDEQSGNVLARKRPVSPSSPTPSIPLPQTATPATMLLMQGLGLMLIGLFVFWFFRRKENV, from the coding sequence ATGTCACCCGCGATAAGTCTTCCAAATCAGAGCATTAAAGGCAGAGCTCTCTCCCGCTTCTGCTCATTCGTCTGGTTCTGCAACATGGCGCTACTGCCAGCGCTGGCTGTTGTTTTCTGCCTGTTGCAGATTGCTCATGCCCGTGCCGAAGCTCCTGTTTCGATCACTCCGAACGAGGTTCAGTCCGGCAGCCTTCTTCTGGAGACAAACGAGACTGGGCGTTATGTCGAAGCGCCTCGGCTCGCCACCGATGTCAATCTCGACGTGAGCGGCCCGACGGCACGAGCCCGGCTGACGCAGGCATTCGAGAACCCGACGGACGGTTTCGTTGAAGCCTTGTATGTTTTCCCGTTGCCCGAAGAAAGTGCGGTCTATTCGCTGAAAATGGTCATCGGCGATCGCGTGATCGTCGCCGACGTCAAGGAGAAACAGGCAGCACGAGAAATATACGAAAAGGCGAAAAACGAGGGGAAAAAAGCCACGCTGATCGAACAGCAGCGGCCCAACGTGTTTACCAATGCCGTCGCCAATATCGGACCGCACGAGAAAGTCGTTATTCAGATTGAGTATCAGCAGGCCGTGCGTCTTTCAGATGGCCGTTTTTCGCTCCGTGTCCCGTTGGTCGTCGCGCCGCGTTACAATCCCGACAATGCCTCCCCTGTCGTCCAGAAGGTCGAGATGAATAATGGCTGGGGCAAGTCGAGCGAAGCTGGCAAGTCTGATACTTACAACGCCCCGCTTGTAACGCCTTTGACCCCACCTGCAGTTATACGAACCAATCCGGTGACCGTCTCAGTCAATCTGAAGGCAGGCTTCCCGCTTGGAAAGGTTGAAAGCCTTTATCACAAGGTCAGGATTGAAACGCAAAACGATACGACGCGTGAAATCACGCTGGCCGGAGACGCTGCTGCAGATCGCGACTTCGTTCTGGAATGGAGTGCTGTCGTAACCGATACGCCGCAAGTCGGCCTGTTTCGTGAGCATATCGGTAAAGACGATTATGTGCTTGCCTATGTCACCTCGCCAACGCTTGCTACTACCCGAAATGCAAAGCGAGAGATCATTTTCGTGATCGACAATTCAGGGTCGATGGGCGGCACCTCCATTGAACAGGCGAAGGCCAGTCTGGACTATGCGCTGTCGCGTCTTCAGCCCGGCGACCGCTTCAACGTGATCCGCTTCGATGACACATTGACCCGGTTCTTCGAGGACTCCGTCGATGCCAATCAGCAGAATATTGCTTCAGCTCGCGGTTTCGTAACGAGCCTTGAAGCGCAAGGTGGAACAGAGATGTTGCCTGCCCTTCACGCTGCCCTTGATGACAGCCATCAAGGCGCTGGATTGCGTCAGATCGTATTCCTGACCGACGGTGAGATCAGCAACGAGCAGCAATTGTTCGATGCCATTGGAGCACGTCGCGGACGGTCACGCATTTTCATGGTGGGTATAGGGCCTGCTCCGAACTCCTATCTGATGAACCGTGCGGCAGAACTGGGACGTGGAACCTTCACGCATATTGGTTCGGCGGACGAAGTGGACGAACGCATGCGGGCGCTTTTCGACAAGCTTGAAAACCCCGCTGTTACCGACCTGAAGGCAAAATTCTCGGAAAAGAACGTGAGCATGACCCCTTCCATTCTGCCTGATCTCTATCGTGGGGAACCGCTCGTCGTCGCTGCGCAAATGGGCAAGGCGGCTGGAAATCTTACCATCGAAGGCCAGATCGATGGTCGCCCATGGACGGTCAAGCTGCCGCTCGATCAGGCAATGGATGCCGAAGGTATTTCGAAATTATGGGCACGTCGCAAGATCGACGATGCGGAAGTGGAACTGGTCCTAGGCAAGATTTCTCAGGACGCTGCCGATGCACGCATCCTCCGTCTTGCGCTGGAACATCACCTCGTCAGCCGACTGACAAGTCTTGTGGCCGTCGATCAGACACCGTCACGGCCTGCAAATGCGCCGCTGACCCGTGCCGATATCCCACTGCAACTGCCTGCCGGCTGGGATTATGACGCGCTGTTCGGCATTCGTGCAGACCGCAACGTGGATGATCGTGCAAGCATCGAAACCGATGAGCAGAGCGGCAATGTTCTCGCCCGTAAACGCCCTGTCTCGCCATCGTCGCCAACTCCATCCATTCCTTTGCCGCAAACGGCAACACCGGCAACGATGCTGCTCATGCAGGGACTGGGTCTGATGCTGATTGGCCTCTTCGTCTTCTGGTTTTTTCGCCGCAAGGAGAATGTATGA
- a CDS encoding class GN sortase codes for MMSASRIVFGSALKRSLVLALSIVLIAMGMAIAGQGIWIHAKAFAAQILLERAFAESVETGVPVKPWTWADTWPVARIEAPRLGESAIALKGASGQALAFGPGHLENTPMAGERGTAVFAAHRDTHFAFLKNIEKNDQIVVTRSDGKSVSYRVSHMAIARWDEASIAPDSEGRHLVLATCYPFDAITPGPLRYLVYTDMETGRSGD; via the coding sequence ATGATGTCGGCCAGCCGGATCGTATTCGGGAGCGCGCTAAAGCGCTCCCTCGTCCTCGCCTTAAGCATCGTGCTGATTGCGATGGGTATGGCAATTGCCGGTCAAGGCATCTGGATACATGCCAAGGCGTTTGCGGCACAAATCCTGCTTGAAAGGGCATTTGCAGAAAGCGTCGAAACCGGCGTTCCGGTCAAGCCCTGGACATGGGCTGATACATGGCCGGTTGCCCGTATCGAGGCCCCTCGCCTCGGTGAATCGGCCATCGCTCTGAAAGGTGCCAGCGGACAGGCACTGGCTTTTGGTCCCGGCCATCTCGAAAATACGCCCATGGCAGGTGAACGGGGAACGGCCGTCTTTGCCGCACATCGTGATACGCATTTCGCATTTTTGAAAAATATCGAGAAGAACGATCAGATCGTCGTCACCCGGAGTGACGGCAAGAGCGTTTCCTATCGCGTCAGCCATATGGCGATCGCACGTTGGGACGAAGCGAGCATTGCTCCAGATAGCGAGGGCCGCCACCTCGTGCTGGCGACTTGCTATCCGTTCGACGCCATTACACCGGGGCCGCTTCGCTATCTGGTCTATACCGATATGGAGACCGGTCGGTCAGGCGATTGA
- a CDS encoding LLM class flavin-dependent oxidoreductase, which yields MIPLSVLDLSPVPEGNDAAQSLHNTLELAQHAERLGFHRYWLAEHHNMPGIASAATSVVIGYVANGTSTIRVGAGGVMLPNHSPLVIAEQFGTLASLFPGRIDLGLGRAPGTDQITAHALRRNLDSDANAFPQDVVELLNYFKPAEPGQRVRAVPGEGLNVPVWILGSSLFGAQLAAMLGLPYAFASHFAPAEMERAIALYRERFEPSEYMQKPYVMLGLNVIAADTDEEANYLFTSQLQAFVNLRSGRPGKLPTPVEGYMERLDPSAQALVRQMLSCRVVGGPDTVTKGIKAFAESTGADELMLTGMIHDHKKRLHSYEIAGQSIGQSIA from the coding sequence ATGATTCCCTTATCCGTTCTCGATCTTTCGCCCGTTCCCGAAGGTAATGATGCAGCGCAGTCGCTGCACAACACGCTGGAACTTGCGCAACATGCCGAACGGCTCGGCTTCCACCGTTACTGGCTGGCCGAACACCACAATATGCCGGGTATCGCCAGCGCCGCCACATCCGTGGTCATCGGTTATGTTGCCAACGGAACCTCGACAATCCGCGTCGGCGCAGGTGGCGTCATGCTGCCCAATCATTCACCTTTGGTGATTGCGGAACAGTTTGGCACGCTTGCTTCCCTGTTTCCGGGCCGCATTGATCTTGGTCTTGGGCGGGCTCCGGGTACTGACCAGATCACCGCTCATGCGCTTCGTCGCAATCTTGATAGCGATGCCAATGCCTTTCCGCAGGATGTGGTTGAGTTGCTGAACTATTTCAAACCGGCGGAACCGGGCCAGCGGGTGCGCGCAGTGCCGGGCGAAGGATTGAATGTACCTGTCTGGATTCTCGGTTCCAGCCTGTTCGGCGCGCAGCTTGCCGCCATGCTGGGGCTGCCTTACGCATTCGCCTCGCACTTCGCGCCCGCCGAAATGGAACGTGCCATTGCCCTTTATCGCGAGCGGTTCGAACCATCGGAATATATGCAGAAGCCTTATGTGATGCTGGGCCTCAACGTGATTGCAGCCGATACGGACGAAGAGGCGAACTATCTTTTCACGTCGCAATTGCAGGCCTTCGTCAATCTTCGCAGCGGTCGTCCTGGCAAGCTGCCGACTCCCGTCGAAGGCTATATGGAGCGGCTCGATCCGTCTGCTCAGGCGCTCGTTCGCCAGATGCTGTCATGCCGTGTGGTTGGTGGACCTGACACCGTTACGAAGGGTATCAAGGCCTTTGCTGAGAGCACCGGTGCCGATGAACTGATGCTGACCGGCATGATCCACGATCACAAAAAACGGCTGCATTCATATGAGATCGCAGGTCAATCAATCGGCCAGTCAATCGCCTGA
- a CDS encoding helix-turn-helix domain-containing protein: MSDQDSHLPDQINIRVAVRVREEIARRRISRQLLADEARISLSTLEKALSGHRPFTLATIIRLEQAMGVALREQGNEAPGHPTNNGNSHAAEELGAYSRASVSWLEGNYLTLRPSFGEDKAIFAYTTEIGWDFDAGHLSFRERERSDVSFSQHGAVSVPHLSGHIYLVTNTSGQYRMAVLSRPSITGEMFGILTTLRAGQGAHLTPVATPLALVPMKQFADPSFGRVRHGDRSFADYSMVLSKTLDDGYAGFVAG; this comes from the coding sequence ATGTCCGATCAGGACTCCCATTTACCCGACCAGATCAATATCCGCGTTGCCGTAAGGGTTCGCGAGGAAATTGCCCGGCGGCGCATTTCACGCCAGCTACTGGCCGATGAGGCCCGGATCAGCCTTTCAACTTTGGAAAAAGCGCTGTCGGGACACAGGCCGTTCACGCTCGCGACGATCATCCGGCTCGAACAGGCTATGGGTGTCGCCTTGCGCGAGCAGGGAAATGAAGCGCCCGGCCACCCCACCAACAATGGCAACAGTCATGCAGCGGAGGAGCTGGGAGCCTATTCACGAGCCTCGGTATCATGGCTTGAAGGCAATTACCTCACCTTGCGCCCGTCCTTTGGCGAGGACAAAGCCATTTTTGCTTACACCACGGAAATTGGCTGGGATTTCGATGCCGGCCATCTCAGTTTTCGCGAGCGTGAACGTTCCGACGTCTCGTTCTCGCAGCACGGTGCGGTTTCCGTTCCGCATCTTTCCGGTCACATCTATCTGGTGACGAACACATCCGGCCAGTACCGCATGGCCGTGCTTTCCCGCCCAAGCATCACCGGCGAAATGTTCGGCATCCTGACAACATTGCGGGCCGGGCAGGGTGCCCATCTGACACCCGTTGCAACGCCGCTTGCGCTCGTTCCGATGAAGCAGTTCGCCGATCCGTCTTTCGGGCGTGTCCGGCACGGCGATCGTTCCTTTGCCGACTATTCGATGGTCCTAAGCAAGACGCTGGACGATGGTTATGCCGGTTTCGTGGCCGGTTGA
- a CDS encoding acyl-CoA dehydrogenase produces MSRAAFSWEDPFLLDEQLTEEERMIRDSAKAFATDVLLPRVEKAYLDETTDPELFRLMGQAGLLGVTLPEEYGAANAGYVAYGLVAREVERVDSGYRSMMSVQSSLVMYPIYAYGSDEQRKKYLPGLVSGELIGCFGLTEPDAGSDPAGMKTRAEKIDGGYRISGSKMWISNSPIADVFVVWAKSVAHDNAIRGFVLEKGMKGLSAPKIGGKLSLRASITGEIVMDGVEVSEDAILPNVSGLKGPFGCLNRARYGISWGVLGAAEDCWFRARQYGLDRKQFDKPLAGTQLYQKKLADMQTEIALGLQASLRVGRLFDDGKMAPEMISIVKRNNCGKALDIARQARDMHGGNGIQIEYHVMRHAQNLETVNTYEGTHDVHALILGRAQTGIQAFF; encoded by the coding sequence ATGTCACGTGCGGCTTTTAGCTGGGAAGACCCGTTTCTGTTGGATGAACAGCTGACCGAAGAGGAACGCATGATCCGCGACTCGGCCAAGGCTTTCGCAACGGATGTTCTGCTGCCACGCGTTGAAAAGGCTTATCTGGATGAGACGACCGATCCGGAACTTTTCCGCCTCATGGGGCAGGCTGGTCTCTTGGGCGTGACGCTTCCTGAAGAATATGGCGCGGCCAATGCAGGTTATGTTGCCTATGGGCTGGTTGCGCGTGAAGTCGAGCGCGTCGATTCCGGCTACCGTTCGATGATGAGCGTGCAGTCGTCGCTCGTGATGTATCCGATCTATGCCTACGGCTCCGACGAACAGCGCAAGAAATATCTTCCAGGTCTTGTTTCCGGCGAATTGATCGGCTGCTTCGGCCTGACTGAACCCGATGCAGGCTCCGATCCTGCGGGCATGAAGACCCGTGCCGAGAAAATCGACGGTGGCTATCGCATCAGCGGTTCCAAGATGTGGATTTCAAACTCGCCAATCGCCGATGTGTTTGTGGTCTGGGCCAAATCCGTTGCCCACGACAATGCTATTCGCGGCTTCGTACTCGAGAAGGGCATGAAGGGCCTTTCCGCACCGAAGATCGGCGGCAAGCTCTCGCTGCGCGCATCGATCACGGGCGAAATCGTCATGGATGGTGTCGAGGTTTCGGAAGACGCGATTCTGCCAAATGTCTCCGGTCTGAAGGGCCCGTTCGGCTGCCTCAATCGCGCCCGTTACGGCATTTCATGGGGTGTGCTGGGTGCGGCAGAAGATTGCTGGTTCCGCGCGCGCCAGTATGGCCTCGACCGCAAGCAGTTCGACAAGCCTTTGGCTGGTACACAGCTTTACCAGAAGAAGCTGGCCGATATGCAGACCGAAATAGCACTGGGGCTCCAGGCTTCGCTCCGTGTCGGTCGTCTGTTCGACGATGGCAAGATGGCACCGGAAATGATCTCCATCGTCAAGCGCAACAATTGCGGCAAGGCGCTCGATATTGCCCGTCAGGCACGCGATATGCACGGCGGTAACGGCATCCAGATCGAATATCACGTTATGCGTCACGCGCAGAATCTGGAAACGGTGAATACCTATGAAGGCACGCATGACGTTCATGCGCTGATCCTCGGCCGCGCCCAGACCGGCATTCAGGCTTTCTTCTGA